From the genome of Nodosilinea sp. FACHB-141, one region includes:
- a CDS encoding tetratricopeptide repeat protein, with translation MLQDAQGLLVTTDSVQAVTAIDQFIDQALTYGDQAETTILKAVEADGNCAIAHAYAAAYYLSQENRTDRLRARPYLNRALARLASVSPREQGYIHGIAAWAKGHIQQAIAYQTALVQAFPQDLLAVQQAQYHYFYQGESQGLLEVALAALSAHPEHPLLYSMVAFGLEQCHQYDQAEALGRRATELRRHNPWAHHAVAHVLDVQGRHRENIDWMEANADTWRGCNSMLYTHNWWHVALAYLAQGDTATVLRLYDQHVWGLARRHTPKDQVGAISLLLRLELAGVSVGNRWRSLAKPLRSRLQEHALPFQDLHYVYGLARGDRNDYAATMIDDMARYAHRQDELTKARWLKLAVPAAQGLVAHANGDWARAIAHLRPVLPHLYRLGGSHTQQTLFKQVYRHAVEQQAQAPQQFALRQALA, from the coding sequence ATGCTTCAAGACGCTCAAGGCTTGTTGGTCACCACTGATTCTGTTCAAGCGGTGACTGCTATTGACCAATTTATCGACCAGGCGCTGACCTACGGCGACCAGGCAGAGACAACGATTCTCAAGGCGGTTGAGGCAGACGGCAACTGTGCGATCGCCCATGCCTACGCGGCCGCCTACTACCTCAGCCAAGAAAACCGCACCGATCGCCTGCGCGCCAGACCTTACCTCAACCGAGCGCTAGCCAGGTTAGCGTCAGTCTCGCCGCGAGAGCAGGGCTATATTCACGGTATTGCGGCTTGGGCTAAGGGCCACATCCAGCAAGCGATCGCTTATCAAACTGCTCTGGTACAAGCCTTTCCGCAGGATTTGCTGGCGGTGCAGCAGGCCCAGTACCACTACTTTTATCAGGGAGAGAGCCAGGGGTTGTTAGAAGTCGCCCTAGCAGCTCTCTCGGCACATCCCGAACACCCGTTGCTCTACAGCATGGTGGCCTTTGGCTTGGAGCAGTGCCACCAGTATGACCAGGCCGAAGCGCTGGGCCGACGGGCGACAGAGCTGCGCCGCCACAACCCCTGGGCGCACCACGCCGTGGCCCACGTGCTTGACGTCCAGGGTCGCCACCGCGAAAACATTGACTGGATGGAGGCTAACGCCGATACCTGGCGCGGCTGTAACTCGATGCTTTACACCCACAATTGGTGGCACGTGGCCCTGGCTTACCTGGCCCAGGGCGACACCGCCACGGTGCTCAGGCTCTATGACCAGCACGTGTGGGGACTGGCCCGCAGGCACACCCCCAAAGACCAGGTGGGGGCAATTTCGCTGCTGCTGCGGCTAGAGCTAGCGGGGGTATCCGTGGGTAATCGCTGGCGATCGCTGGCCAAACCGCTGCGATCGCGCCTACAAGAGCATGCCCTGCCTTTTCAAGACCTGCACTATGTCTATGGCCTGGCCCGAGGCGATCGCAATGACTACGCCGCCACCATGATCGACGACATGGCCCGCTACGCTCATCGCCAGGATGAACTCACCAAAGCACGCTGGCTCAAGCTGGCTGTTCCCGCAGCTCAGGGGTTAGTGGCCCACGCTAATGGGGATTGGGCGAGGGCGATCGCCCACCTGCGCCCCGTGCTGCCACACCTCTACCGCCTGGGAGGCAGCCACACGCAACAGACCTTGTTTAAGCAAGTCTATCGTCACGCTGTAGAGCAGCAGGCCCAGGCTCCGCAGCAGTTTGCCCTACGGCAGGCGCTGGCATAG
- a CDS encoding isopenicillin N synthase family oxygenase yields the protein MLETIPIIDITLLRTSSGSSTVVAEQLGQACRQYGFFYITGHGVDQSLQQRLETLSRQFFAQDAAVKLQIAMVKGGRAWRGYFPVGGELTSGKPDLKEGLYLGAELDNSHPLVKAGTPLHGQNLFPATLPELRQTVLDYMAAMTKLGHVLMRGIALSLGLEADYFEERYTHDPLTLFRIFNYPAAATDSDQWGVGEHTDYGLLTILKQDNLGGLQVKSQGRWIEALPVPNTLICNIGDMLDRITGGLYRSTPHRVKNPSGHDRLSFPFFFDPNFEAKIQPIPTLVESQPDNWQERWDGASLSLFEGTYGDYVLGKVGKVFPQLRREVIE from the coding sequence GTGTTAGAGACTATCCCCATCATCGACATCACGTTGTTGCGTACCTCCTCAGGGTCATCTACCGTGGTGGCCGAACAGTTGGGGCAAGCCTGTCGCCAGTATGGGTTCTTTTATATCACCGGCCACGGCGTTGACCAGAGCTTGCAGCAGCGGCTCGAAACCCTCAGTCGTCAGTTTTTTGCCCAAGATGCAGCTGTCAAGCTGCAAATTGCCATGGTCAAAGGTGGGCGGGCCTGGCGGGGTTACTTTCCAGTCGGGGGAGAGTTGACGTCAGGCAAGCCTGACTTAAAGGAAGGGCTTTACCTAGGGGCCGAGCTAGACAACAGCCATCCTTTGGTGAAGGCGGGCACCCCCTTGCACGGGCAGAACCTCTTCCCCGCAACACTGCCTGAACTGCGCCAGACAGTGTTGGACTACATGGCGGCGATGACGAAGTTGGGCCATGTCTTGATGCGAGGGATTGCGCTTAGTCTGGGTCTGGAGGCAGATTATTTCGAGGAGCGCTACACCCACGACCCGCTGACTTTATTTCGCATTTTTAACTATCCTGCGGCGGCCACTGATAGCGACCAGTGGGGAGTTGGCGAGCACACCGACTACGGTCTGTTGACTATTCTCAAGCAGGACAACTTGGGAGGTTTACAGGTAAAGTCTCAAGGCCGTTGGATTGAAGCTCTGCCGGTTCCCAATACCTTGATTTGCAACATCGGCGACATGCTCGATCGCATCACTGGCGGCCTATACCGCTCTACGCCCCACCGAGTAAAGAATCCATCGGGCCACGACCGGCTCTCGTTTCCGTTTTTCTTTGACCCCAATTTTGAGGCCAAGATTCAGCCCATCCCCACGCTAGTTGAATCGCAGCCGGACAACTGGCAGGAGCGTTGGGATGGGGCTAGCCTGAGCCTGTTTGAGGGTACCTATGGCGACTATGTGCTGGGGAAGGTGGGGAAGGTGTTTCCGCAACTGAGGCGGGAGGTGATTGAGTGA
- a CDS encoding methionine ABC transporter permease has protein sequence MDAQLLSNLWTATLETLYMVSVSSLLAAVFGLPLGLLLVITGAREFLPNPLVNQGLGWVINGVRSLPFIILLVAILPLTRLIVGTTIGSTAALVPLTLSAIPFFARVAETALLEVDPGLVEAAEAMGCSHWDIVRKVLIPESRPALVLGLTLMVISLVGNSAMAGVVGGGGLGDLAIRYGFQRFDTRVMVYTVVILIALVQLIQWFGDGVAYGLRRTGNVAPSPGWTNPLVRLRKT, from the coding sequence ATGGACGCACAGCTGCTGAGCAATTTGTGGACAGCAACCCTTGAAACGCTCTATATGGTGAGCGTTTCGTCGCTGCTGGCGGCGGTGTTTGGCTTACCCCTGGGGCTGCTGCTGGTGATTACGGGGGCCAGGGAATTTTTGCCGAACCCACTGGTAAACCAGGGGCTGGGTTGGGTGATCAATGGGGTGCGATCGCTACCCTTCATCATCTTGCTGGTGGCGATCTTGCCCCTCACCCGCTTAATCGTTGGCACAACCATTGGCAGCACCGCCGCCTTAGTACCTCTTACCCTCTCAGCCATTCCTTTTTTTGCCCGCGTGGCTGAAACTGCCCTCCTCGAAGTTGACCCAGGCCTGGTGGAAGCCGCCGAAGCTATGGGCTGTAGCCACTGGGATATCGTTCGTAAGGTGTTGATTCCCGAGTCGCGGCCCGCTCTGGTGTTGGGCCTGACCCTGATGGTGATCAGTCTGGTGGGCAACTCGGCGATGGCTGGGGTTGTAGGCGGTGGCGGTTTAGGCGATCTAGCAATTCGCTACGGCTTCCAGCGCTTTGACACGCGGGTGATGGTGTACACGGTGGTCATTTTGATTGCCTTGGTGCAGCTGATTCAGTGGTTTGGCGACGGCGTGGCTTACGGGCTGCGCCGTACCGGCAATGTAGCGCCCTCCCCCGGTTGGACCAATCCCTTGGTGCGGCTACGAAAGACCTAG
- a CDS encoding sodium:solute symporter family transporter, translated as MQEFEFVKASLTPAQGIFTLIALGLILLALANYVRVTLVKNTHDFVIAGRRLGFGFGVAGIISIWTWAMAVMMSSAMTYTYGTSGLWWFTVPNGLAVILIIPFARRLRAKMPHGYTIGEFISSRFDGAGLARVVMTAGLLFGALLAIIINLKGTSLVISTVFGVDQGTVAIITAIIVLAYTVLGGLWASISTSTLTTLFITVPTAFVVTAVLSQVGGAEFVWQTVASKSTDFLSVARPEAAVGFGITLALGLITATVVGQDFWQVVWGLREREVSRTFFWAGALFYPIPICLGILGLVGIALNVDLATHLNGDAAAVGPFVISHIGLPTWLILSYVFVILSACYSTIDGSLSAISSIAAVDVIKPFSPNISEHKLFSYTRLSMVIAALIATLVVLSGVDFVTIVLTTYAIRTAVLIPFMLAVFWDRMTAAGFFWGTVAAIAIGMPIHFAYGELPGSIAILVISAIIPLVLGFQNQNRFDYDRLKEVADISDDSAPVNPIIPVNN; from the coding sequence ATGCAGGAGTTTGAGTTTGTGAAGGCGTCACTAACGCCAGCACAAGGGATTTTTACCTTAATTGCATTAGGGCTTATCTTGCTTGCCCTAGCGAACTATGTGCGAGTCACCCTTGTCAAAAACACCCACGACTTTGTGATTGCTGGTCGAAGATTGGGTTTTGGATTTGGAGTGGCAGGCATCATTTCAATTTGGACATGGGCGATGGCCGTGATGATGTCCTCTGCAATGACATACACCTATGGCACTTCTGGGCTTTGGTGGTTTACTGTTCCCAACGGTCTAGCGGTAATACTTATAATTCCATTTGCTAGACGATTGAGAGCTAAAATGCCGCACGGCTATACGATTGGAGAATTTATCAGTTCCCGCTTTGATGGAGCAGGTTTAGCACGTGTTGTGATGACAGCGGGTTTGTTGTTTGGCGCTTTGCTAGCCATCATCATTAACTTGAAGGGCACTTCGCTCGTAATTTCAACTGTATTTGGGGTTGACCAGGGTACAGTAGCTATCATTACGGCAATCATTGTTTTAGCCTATACAGTTTTGGGCGGGCTGTGGGCTTCTATTTCAACCTCTACTTTGACAACACTGTTTATTACCGTGCCGACAGCTTTTGTCGTTACTGCCGTATTAAGCCAGGTTGGTGGAGCTGAGTTTGTTTGGCAAACAGTTGCTAGCAAAAGCACTGACTTTCTGTCAGTGGCTCGTCCAGAGGCCGCAGTTGGCTTTGGTATCACCCTGGCGCTTGGCCTGATCACGGCTACCGTCGTTGGGCAGGATTTTTGGCAAGTTGTTTGGGGTTTGAGGGAGAGAGAAGTAAGCCGTACCTTCTTTTGGGCTGGCGCGTTATTCTACCCTATTCCTATTTGTCTCGGAATCTTAGGACTTGTGGGTATTGCTCTTAATGTGGATCTGGCAACCCATCTAAACGGCGATGCTGCCGCTGTTGGACCGTTTGTTATCTCTCACATCGGATTGCCTACCTGGCTGATTCTAAGCTATGTATTCGTGATTTTGTCGGCCTGTTATTCGACCATTGATGGTTCTCTTTCGGCAATTTCGTCCATTGCAGCTGTTGATGTGATTAAGCCTTTTTCTCCCAATATTTCTGAGCACAAACTGTTTTCTTACACCAGGCTATCGATGGTAATTGCCGCCCTGATTGCGACGCTAGTTGTGTTAAGCGGTGTTGACTTCGTCACCATTGTTTTGACAACCTACGCGATTCGTACCGCTGTGTTAATTCCGTTTATGCTGGCGGTCTTTTGGGATCGAATGACAGCGGCTGGTTTTTTCTGGGGAACCGTTGCGGCGATCGCGATCGGGATGCCCATTCACTTTGCCTATGGTGAATTGCCAGGCAGCATTGCCATTTTGGTCATTAGCGCAATTATCCCATTAGTTCTAGGATTCCAAAATCAAAATCGATTCGACTACGATCGCCTCAAAGAGGTTGCAGATATTTCGGATGACTCTGCTCCCGTCAACCCAATCATTCCGGTTAACAATTAG
- a CDS encoding phosphate/phosphite/phosphonate ABC transporter substrate-binding protein — translation MRGVSYLSPNLLWLYRAVGDYLGRRLGCSVDVVQGADDPLTDSELVGDRWDLLFLCGLPLMRYAQRVPHQLRPLVAPVMGQARYGGQPVYFSDVVVRRDRPLHTWDDLAQTVFCYNDRGSHSGYSRMGYELHQRALDWGFFKQKLESGSHLRSLDAILTGQADCAAIDSTVLDQALRDDPVLSQKIRIITSLGPSPMPSIAIAQRLGQDMMQTWQAALLQPDATLQQQLAQAGIQRFAAVDYGTYEPVLAMYEGSKGVGGEV, via the coding sequence ATGCGCGGTGTTTCCTACCTCTCCCCCAATCTGCTCTGGCTGTATCGAGCCGTGGGTGACTACCTCGGTCGTCGCCTGGGCTGCTCGGTGGATGTGGTGCAGGGAGCCGATGATCCTCTGACCGATTCAGAGCTGGTGGGCGATCGCTGGGATTTGCTCTTTCTCTGCGGCCTACCCCTGATGCGCTATGCTCAGCGGGTGCCCCATCAGCTGCGGCCCCTGGTGGCTCCGGTGATGGGGCAGGCTCGCTATGGCGGACAGCCGGTGTACTTTTCGGATGTGGTGGTGCGGAGAGATCGCCCCCTGCATACTTGGGACGACCTGGCTCAGACGGTATTTTGCTACAACGATCGCGGCTCTCACAGCGGCTACAGCCGAATGGGCTACGAGCTGCACCAGAGAGCATTGGACTGGGGATTCTTTAAGCAGAAGCTGGAATCGGGGAGTCATTTGCGATCGCTCGACGCCATTCTCACAGGCCAGGCTGATTGCGCTGCGATCGACAGCACCGTGCTCGACCAAGCTCTGAGAGACGACCCCGTCCTCAGCCAAAAAATCCGCATTATTACTAGCCTCGGCCCCTCTCCCATGCCGTCCATTGCGATCGCTCAACGGTTGGGTCAGGACATGATGCAAACCTGGCAAGCAGCACTCCTTCAGCCCGACGCCACGTTGCAGCAGCAGCTTGCCCAGGCTGGAATCCAGCGCTTTGCGGCAGTGGACTATGGCACCTATGAGCCGGTTTTGGCGATGTATGAGGGGAGTAAAGGAGTTGGGGGTGAGGTGTAG
- a CDS encoding OsmC family protein, protein MTAAIRVKPTAATFKLRSQGKGVAQAIEIDGSQHTIQVDAAPVFGGHDEHPSPIAYALSSLISCSQVTAQLVAKDLGIQLNGFEFDISADLDTAVLVNGSRNGNPNFEQVAIRAVVNTSASATDFQILQAETERRCPIFQLFQRSGIPISNHWSIRA, encoded by the coding sequence ATGACCGCAGCTATTCGCGTCAAGCCAACGGCCGCCACATTTAAACTGCGTTCCCAGGGCAAGGGGGTGGCTCAAGCTATTGAAATCGATGGCTCCCAGCACACCATTCAGGTTGATGCAGCGCCGGTGTTTGGCGGGCACGACGAGCACCCTAGCCCCATTGCCTATGCCCTGAGTTCGCTGATCTCTTGCTCCCAGGTCACGGCTCAGCTGGTTGCGAAGGATCTGGGTATTCAGCTCAATGGCTTTGAGTTTGACATTAGTGCAGACCTCGACACCGCTGTGCTGGTGAACGGCTCGCGAAACGGCAACCCTAACTTTGAACAGGTTGCCATTCGCGCCGTGGTGAATACCAGTGCATCGGCCACAGATTTTCAAATCCTACAGGCTGAAACCGAGCGCCGATGTCCTATTTTTCAGCTGTTTCAGCGCAGCGGCATCCCAATTAGCAACCACTGGTCGATTCGAGCCTAG
- a CDS encoding ABC transporter substrate-binding protein, with amino-acid sequence MNSLCACCGLNRRNFLKLASLFSGSAALSVIAGGCGTQSTTAENTASENTPAPNTAAGNLDQPVKIGYLPILDASPLLIAHANQLYEAEGLTTEQPILFRSWADIVEAFLARQVNVVHLLSPITVWLRYGAQNVPGKIVAWNHTDGSALTVQPDINDVKDLGGKVIAVPFWYSIHNVVLQQLLGKAGLTVVTKAGTEPVQPNEVNLVVMPPPEMVSALANKSIAGYIVAEPFNAAGETSGNGKILRFTGDVWKNHACCVVFLHEDDLTQRPEWAQGVVNAVVKSQVWIRDHRAEAAKLLSKEGGSYTPHPEAVLQKVLTGFDAAAYAKQGAIQHPDWAAQRIDFQPYPFPSYTEELVRLLQQTQVEGDNGFLQGLQPAEVARDLVDDSFVKQALQAVGGPQVFGLPGSLLREETLQVARLEHSSQA; translated from the coding sequence ATGAACTCTCTCTGTGCCTGCTGCGGCCTCAACCGCCGCAACTTTCTCAAACTTGCCTCCCTCTTCTCGGGCTCTGCGGCCCTCAGCGTAATTGCCGGGGGCTGTGGCACCCAGTCCACTACCGCTGAGAACACCGCTTCTGAAAATACGCCAGCACCGAATACCGCCGCTGGCAATCTCGATCAGCCTGTCAAAATTGGCTATCTGCCCATTCTCGACGCCTCCCCCCTGCTGATTGCCCACGCCAATCAGCTCTACGAAGCCGAAGGACTCACTACCGAGCAGCCCATTCTGTTTCGCTCCTGGGCTGACATTGTCGAAGCCTTTTTGGCTCGACAGGTTAATGTGGTGCACTTGCTCAGCCCCATTACCGTATGGCTGCGCTACGGTGCTCAAAACGTACCCGGTAAGATCGTCGCCTGGAACCACACCGACGGTTCAGCTCTCACGGTGCAGCCCGACATTAATGATGTGAAAGACCTGGGCGGCAAGGTGATTGCCGTACCCTTTTGGTACTCCATTCACAATGTGGTGCTGCAACAGCTGCTGGGAAAGGCGGGTCTCACAGTGGTGACTAAAGCTGGCACCGAGCCGGTTCAGCCCAATGAAGTCAACCTGGTCGTCATGCCGCCCCCCGAGATGGTGTCGGCCCTGGCCAACAAAAGCATTGCCGGCTACATCGTGGCCGAACCCTTCAACGCTGCTGGTGAAACCTCCGGCAACGGCAAGATACTGCGGTTTACCGGCGACGTGTGGAAAAACCACGCCTGCTGCGTCGTCTTTTTGCACGAAGACGACCTTACCCAGCGCCCGGAGTGGGCCCAGGGCGTGGTGAATGCCGTTGTCAAGAGCCAAGTCTGGATTCGCGATCATCGCGCCGAGGCGGCCAAACTGCTCTCGAAAGAAGGGGGTAGCTACACTCCCCACCCCGAGGCGGTGCTGCAAAAAGTGCTCACTGGCTTCGATGCTGCCGCCTATGCCAAACAGGGAGCAATTCAACACCCCGACTGGGCCGCCCAACGCATCGACTTCCAGCCATACCCCTTCCCTTCCTACACCGAGGAGCTGGTGCGGTTGCTTCAGCAAACCCAGGTGGAGGGCGACAACGGCTTTCTACAGGGGCTACAGCCCGCCGAGGTAGCCCGCGATCTGGTGGATGACTCCTTCGTGAAGCAGGCCTTGCAGGCGGTAGGCGGCCCCCAAGTCTTTGGCCTACCCGGCTCCCTATTGCGCGAAGAAACCCTCCAAGTCGCCCGTCTGGAGCATTCATCGCAGGCCTAG
- a CDS encoding ABC transporter permease, whose translation MSLTAAPPRRHLRPALPISLWGLLGTLLLWWLATTPLWHSGVIGDFSPERAFAAIGQLVVSGAIFPHIWASLRRVVVGLFAATLIGIPLGLLIGLSRVLEQATSVLFQFVRMISPVSWMPVAVMVFGIGDWPVYFLLTVAAVWPLILNAAAGVAAVDRRWLLLSRSLCATRWETVAKVIMPATIPHLLTGLRLAVGIIWIVLVPAEMLGVRAGLGYFILDTRDRLAYSELLAGILIIGAIGYLLDATFRWANQVWQHRS comes from the coding sequence ATGTCCCTCACCGCCGCTCCACCCCGCCGTCACCTTCGCCCCGCCCTTCCCATCTCCCTCTGGGGATTGCTTGGGACGCTGCTGCTCTGGTGGCTGGCTACCACGCCCCTGTGGCACAGCGGTGTGATTGGCGATTTTTCACCGGAGCGAGCCTTTGCGGCGATCGGGCAGCTCGTGGTTTCGGGGGCGATCTTCCCGCACATTTGGGCCAGCCTGCGGCGGGTAGTTGTGGGCCTGTTCGCCGCTACGCTGATTGGCATTCCCCTGGGGTTGTTGATTGGCCTGTCGCGGGTGCTGGAGCAGGCAACATCGGTGCTGTTTCAGTTCGTGAGGATGATTTCACCGGTGTCGTGGATGCCGGTGGCGGTGATGGTGTTTGGTATTGGCGACTGGCCAGTCTACTTTTTGCTGACGGTGGCCGCCGTTTGGCCGCTGATATTGAATGCGGCGGCGGGGGTGGCAGCGGTCGATCGCCGCTGGTTACTGCTATCGCGCAGTCTCTGCGCCACCCGATGGGAAACCGTGGCGAAGGTGATTATGCCCGCGACCATTCCCCACTTGCTGACGGGGCTACGGTTGGCAGTGGGGATTATTTGGATTGTGCTGGTGCCGGCAGAAATGCTAGGGGTGAGAGCGGGGCTAGGCTATTTTATTTTGGATACCCGCGATCGCCTGGCCTATTCAGAGCTGCTGGCCGGCATCTTAATCATTGGTGCGATCGGCTACCTGCTTGACGCCACCTTTCGCTGGGCGAATCAGGTCTGGCAGCATCGGTCATAA
- a CDS encoding methionine ABC transporter ATP-binding protein, translated as MITIRDLRKVYGSFVALDTFNEEINAGEIFGVIGQSGAGKSTLIRCINRLETPTSGRVIVAGQDITALSGSDLRRARQQMGMIFQHFNLLSSRTAAENIAMPLEVMGYSRLRIKARVAELLSLVELEGKGDSYPAQLSGGQKQRVGIARALAADPKVLLSDEATSALDPQTTQSILSLLKKLNQQIGLTILLITHDMGVVKRICDRVAILEQGKVIERGRVVDLAAQPHSRLAQDFFPRLTGYQPRPDALLVTVAFRGEVANEPFMATLAQRFNVGANILNGAIETIGGQPVGQFQIELAGPERYLALDYLTQLNLAVEVQDGRTAAEQFVDSNP; from the coding sequence ATGATTACGATTCGAGACTTGCGGAAGGTGTACGGGTCGTTTGTGGCTCTCGACACCTTTAACGAAGAGATTAACGCCGGAGAAATTTTTGGGGTGATCGGTCAGAGCGGGGCTGGCAAAAGCACCCTAATTCGCTGCATTAACCGGTTAGAAACGCCTACCTCTGGCCGTGTGATTGTGGCTGGCCAAGACATTACCGCCCTGTCGGGTAGCGACCTGCGTCGGGCGCGGCAGCAGATGGGCATGATTTTTCAGCACTTTAACTTGCTGAGCTCGCGCACTGCTGCTGAAAACATTGCCATGCCCCTGGAGGTGATGGGCTATAGCCGTTTGCGCATCAAGGCGCGGGTGGCAGAACTGCTGTCGCTGGTGGAGCTAGAGGGCAAGGGCGATAGCTACCCCGCCCAGCTGTCTGGAGGGCAGAAACAGCGGGTGGGCATTGCTCGGGCCTTAGCCGCCGACCCCAAGGTGCTGTTGTCGGACGAAGCAACCTCGGCCCTAGACCCCCAGACTACTCAATCTATTCTGTCGCTGCTGAAGAAGTTGAACCAGCAAATTGGTCTCACCATTTTGCTGATTACCCACGATATGGGAGTAGTGAAGCGGATCTGCGATCGCGTCGCCATTTTAGAGCAGGGTAAAGTCATTGAGCGCGGCAGGGTGGTTGACTTGGCGGCCCAGCCTCACTCCCGCCTAGCGCAGGACTTTTTTCCTCGGCTGACGGGCTACCAACCGCGACCTGACGCGCTGCTGGTTACCGTTGCCTTCCGGGGTGAGGTGGCCAACGAGCCGTTTATGGCTACCCTGGCGCAGCGGTTCAACGTAGGGGCCAACATTCTTAATGGGGCCATTGAAACCATTGGGGGTCAGCCGGTGGGGCAGTTTCAGATCGAACTGGCGGGGCCAGAGCGGTACCTTGCCCTCGACTATTTGACTCAGCTCAATCTTGCCGTGGAGGTACAGGATGGACGCACAGCTGCTGAGCAATTTGTGGACAGCAACCCTTGA
- a CDS encoding TetR/AcrR family transcriptional regulator, with protein MVHRKRTREDILEAMLGRVHRKGLNGIGLNELFKVSGASSGSFYNYFASKDELGHALIDFDWQRLKTHLIDPAATQTDDPIAQIFWMIDALEAKHLNGGDCFGCFLGNLVVDLAEYDPAYRSHLIEVFKQWQQAFANRLVLATAKLKPGVEPQALAEELLTLIQGVLLLGRLYQQPQRLKAGFDQVRRHLREALIEESGTGLG; from the coding sequence ATGGTTCATCGCAAACGCACCCGTGAAGACATCCTTGAGGCCATGCTTGGCAGGGTGCACCGCAAGGGGCTCAATGGCATCGGGCTCAATGAGCTGTTCAAGGTGAGTGGGGCCTCCTCGGGCAGCTTTTACAATTATTTTGCCTCTAAAGATGAGCTGGGCCACGCGCTAATTGATTTTGACTGGCAGCGGCTCAAGACCCACCTGATCGACCCGGCTGCTACCCAAACTGATGATCCCATCGCCCAGATTTTCTGGATGATTGATGCGTTGGAAGCCAAGCACCTCAACGGCGGCGACTGCTTTGGCTGCTTCCTCGGCAACCTAGTGGTGGATTTAGCTGAGTACGACCCGGCCTATCGCAGCCATTTGATCGAGGTGTTTAAGCAGTGGCAGCAGGCGTTTGCCAATCGACTGGTCTTGGCTACGGCCAAGCTCAAGCCAGGGGTTGAGCCCCAAGCCCTGGCGGAAGAACTCTTGACGTTGATTCAGGGGGTGCTGCTGCTGGGGCGGCTTTACCAGCAGCCTCAGCGATTAAAGGCTGGATTTGACCAGGTGCGCCGCCACCTGCGCGAGGCTTTGATAGAAGAATCTGGCACTGGGTTGGGGTGA
- a CDS encoding MetQ/NlpA family ABC transporter substrate-binding protein translates to MNRRFFLLMAGSFAATTMVAGCGATRSGGGNVSGNTLRVGVNPVPHGEILAYVRDNLAASEGLTIEVVEFSDYVLPNTALNDGQLEANYFQHVPYMEDFAKQRGLDLVFVKGVHLEPLGLYSKKVTVLSEVPEGAQVSVPNDATNLGRALKLLEDNGLLTLKGGAGVSATKQDIEANPKNLSLVELEAAQLPRALDDVDIGVVNGNYALEVGLNPAKDALALEKSDGNPYANGLVVLSGQENDSNIQKLAQLLNSDQVRTFINDKYQGAVIPVF, encoded by the coding sequence ATGAATCGTCGATTTTTTCTGCTTATGGCCGGCTCCTTTGCCGCCACCACAATGGTCGCAGGCTGCGGTGCTACTCGATCGGGCGGTGGCAATGTTAGCGGTAACACCCTCAGAGTGGGGGTAAACCCTGTGCCCCACGGCGAAATCTTAGCCTACGTGCGAGATAACCTGGCCGCTAGCGAAGGTCTGACCATTGAAGTTGTCGAGTTCTCTGACTACGTGCTGCCCAACACCGCCCTCAACGATGGGCAACTGGAGGCCAACTACTTTCAACACGTGCCCTACATGGAAGACTTTGCTAAGCAGCGGGGGCTAGATTTGGTATTTGTAAAAGGGGTTCATTTAGAACCCCTAGGGCTCTATTCAAAGAAAGTGACGGTTTTAAGCGAAGTGCCAGAGGGGGCGCAGGTCTCGGTGCCCAACGATGCAACGAATCTGGGGCGCGCCCTCAAACTGCTAGAGGACAACGGATTGCTCACTCTCAAAGGCGGAGCGGGGGTCAGTGCCACCAAGCAAGACATTGAGGCCAATCCTAAAAATCTCAGCTTGGTGGAGTTAGAGGCGGCACAGTTGCCCCGCGCCCTAGACGATGTAGATATTGGCGTAGTTAACGGCAACTATGCCCTTGAAGTAGGGTTAAACCCCGCTAAAGATGCTCTGGCGCTGGAAAAATCTGACGGCAACCCCTACGCTAATGGACTGGTGGTGCTGAGTGGGCAGGAAAATGATTCAAATATTCAAAAACTGGCTCAGCTGCTGAACTCTGATCAGGTCAGAACGTTTATTAACGATAAGTACCAGGGGGCAGTGATCCCGGTTTTTTAA